The DNA region CAAGATTTGAAAATTGGAGAAGAGATTCTTTTCAATGGGGAGTCTTATCTCATTCAAGAAGAAATTCCTCCAAAGCATAAGTTTTTCATGCAGGACATGCAAGCAGGTGACGAGATATTTATGTATGGTGTTTTGGTTGGAAAAACCCAATATTTTGTGCCGAAAGGCGCCAGAATGAATACAGACAATACCAAACACGCAGCAGAACCTTTTCACTATAGAGCATCACATTATCATTGGACGCCACCAGATGTTTCTAAATATAAAGACCGCACTTTCAACGGTTATATACGTGAAGATGGTCGTGTAGGGACAGCAAACTATTGGCTTTTTGTACCGACTGTTTTCTGTGAAAATCGCAATTTGGATATCATCAAAGAAGCGTTGTACAACGAATTGGGCTATGCTGTAACGGAAAAATACAAATCCTTTACGCATCAATTGGTTAAGGCTTATAACGAACACGAGTCCTTATCAGCCATTGAAAATATTGACCTATCTCCTACTATTGAACGCAAAAACCAACGTTTATTTAAGAATGTTGATGGCATCAAATTTTTGAACCATCAAGGTGGATGTGGCGGTACGCGCCAAGATGCGGGTACTTTGGGTAAATTATTGGCGGCTTACGCCGATCATCCAAATGTTGCGGGAATCACCGTTTTGAGTTTGGGTTGTCAAAATTTACAAGTGGCCGATTTTAAACAATATCTTACAGAGCGCAATCCAAATTTCAACAAACCACTTTATATATTCGAACAACAAACTGCCAAAAGCGAAGAAGAATTGATCAAAGAAGCCATCCTTAAAACATTCGAAGGTTTAATAGAAATCAATAAAATGGAACGTCAACCTGCAAGTTTGGATAAATTGGTTATTGGGGTAAAATGCGGAGGAAGTGATGGTTTCAGTGGCATTTCTGCGAATCCGTCTGTTGGTTATACTTCTGATCTTGTAACTGCACTCGGTGGAAAAATTTTGCTTGCAGAATTTCCGGAACTGTGTGGTGCCGAACAAAATCTAATCGATCGCACAGTCAATAAAGATTCAGCTGAAAAATTTATCCATTTGATGCGCACCTATAATAAAGCAGCGGAAAATGTAGGTTCGGGTTTTTACATGAATCCTTCTCCAGGTAATATAAAAGACGGCCTGATAACAGATGCGATTAAAAGTACTGGCGCGGCCAAAAAAGGTGGAACGTCTCCGGTTGTTGATGTATTGGACTATACAGAACCAGCTACTAAACCAGGACTCAACTTAGTTTGCACACCTGGAAATGATGTTGAAGCAACTACAGGAAAAACAGCAAGCGGAGCCACTTTAATTCTATTCACAACCGGATTAGGTACACCTACTGGAAATCCTATTTGCCCAGTTATAAAAGTTTCTACTAATAATGCATTGGCACAACGCATGTCGGACATCATTGACATCAATACAGGATCAGTCATCGATGGCGACAAGACTATAGAACAAATGGGAGAAGACATATTGGAATATTGTATCAAAGCAGCGAGTGGAGAAGTAATTCCTAAAGCTGTGTTGCTCAACCAAGACGATTTCATTCCATGGAAAAGAGGCGTTAGTTTATAATAAATTAGAAATTCAAAGATTGATTAAAATATGAAAGCATTTTTAGACGACAATTTTTTATTGCAAAATAAAACAGCAGAAAAACTATACCATGACTATGCAAAGTCACTACCAATTATAGACTATCATAATCACTTAATACCCGATCAAGTTGCAAACAATAAACAGTTTGACAACATTACACAAGTTTGGCTATATGGCGATCATTATAAATGGAGGGCGATGCGTACAAATGGCGTATCCGAAAAATTTATCACAGGGAATACAACGGATTTCGAAAAATTTGAAAAGTGGGCAGAAACAGTTCCTTACACATTAAGAAATCCTTTGTATCATTGGACGCATTTGGAATTGCAACGTTATTTTGGCATTACGGATTTACTTTCTAAAAAAACAGCAAAATCCATTTATGATGAAAGTTTGGCCAAACTACAAACGCCTGAGTATGCTGTGCATGGACTTTTGAATAAAATGAATGTCGAAGTTATTTGTACAACGGATGATCCTATTGATAATTTGGAATATCATCAACAGTTCAAATCTAGTCCTAGCGTAGGTTTCAAAATGCTTCCTGCTTTTCGCCCAGACAAAGCAATGGACAGTGACAATATCACTGTTTTCAATAGTTATATTGACAAATTAGCAACTGTAGTAAATAAGGAAATCTCTGACTTACAAACATATTTAGATGCATTAAAATCACGTCATGATTATTTTGCAGAAAATGGTTGTAAAGTTTCGGATCATGGTTTGAATAGTATCGACGCAGAAGATTTCACATTCGAACAAGTGGCTGCTATTTTCCAAAAAATTAGAAAAGGAGCATCTATAGAAGCAAAGGAAAGTAAAATATTCAAATCTGCCATGTTGATTTGGTTTGCACAGTGGGACCACGAAAAAGGCTGGGTACAACAATATCACTTAGGAGCTTTACGCAACAACAATACGAGAATGTTGAAGCAATTAGGACCTGATACAGGCTGGGATTCTATTGGTGATTATTCTCAAGCGCAAGCATTGTCCAAATTCCTCAACAAATTAGATTCTGAAGATAAATTAGCCAAAACCATTATTTATAATCTCAACCCAGCAGATAACGAAATCATTGCCACAATGGTGGGCAATTTCAATGATGGTTCGGTGGCAGGAAAGGTACAATTTGGCTCAGCGTGGTGGTTTTTGGACCAAAAAGATGGCATGACTAAGCAGATCAATGCATTATCCAATATGGGATTGCTTAGTCGTATGGTGGGGATGTTAACAGACTCACGCAGTTTTCTTTCTTTTCCCAGACACGAGTATTTCAGACGATTGATCTGTAATCTATTCGGAGAAGATGTAGAAAATGGAGAACTTCCCAATGATATAGAATGGATTGGCAAAATAGTTCAAGATATTAGTTACTATAATGCTAAAAATTACTTTAATTTTAGTTCCTAAAATACGATTCTATTCATATGAAAAAAAACAAAGTACTCAGTTTTGGCGAACTGCTGCTAAGAATCGGTCTTGATGCTGAAGGCGAATGGTTGGAGAGTAATACGCTTCCCTTTTACCTTGGCGGAGCTGAACTTAATGTAGCTACAGCATTGGCCTTATGGGATATACCCTCAGCTTATCTTTCTGTCATCCCAGACAACGAAATGAGCCATCAGATAATTAAAGATCTGAAAAAAAAGAAAATCGACACTTCAAGAATGATTTTGGATGGTGAGCGTCTTGGTATTTATTATTTGGCAAAAGGCAAAGATCTGAAAAATTCTGGAGTTATATACGACAGAGCTAATTCTTCCTATGCGAACATGCAAAGAAATAGGATCGATTGGGAAAAGATTTTTGAAGATGTCAGTTGGTTTCATTTCAGTGCCATATGTCCAGCATTAAATCAGAATGTAGCGGATATCTGTTTGGAAGCGGTAAAATTTGCGTCACAAAAAGACATTTTTATCTCGTTGGATCTAAACTATCGTTCCAAACTATGGAAATATGGAAAAGATCCTAAAGAAGTAATGCCGAAACTCGCTGAATATTGCAATTTAATCATGGGAAATATCTGGGCGGCAAATCAAATGTTAGGCACTAGATTGGACGATATTTTTTCCAATAAAAATATTTATACCCAAGAGCAGTTACTTCAGCAATCCGCATATACATCAAAAGAAATCATAGATACCTTTCAGAAATGTACGATTATCGCCAATACTTTTCGTTTTGACAATAAGGATGGAATCCATTATTATAGTTCGCTATACTCCAAGAACGAATTGAAAGTTTCTGCTAATTGGGAAAAAGAAGAAGTCTATAACAGAGTGGGAAGTGGAGACTGCTTTATGGCAGGACTGATCTATGGTTACTATAATAATTTATCCGAAGATGACATACTTGCCTTTGCAACAGCCGCGGCTGTGGATAAATTAGACATTTCGGGAGACGCTACAACATCAACCGTTGCACAAATAAAATCAAAAATATTAAATAAATAATTACTAAAAATGAATGGAGATATTATTGTAAATGCCATTATTAAACAAGGAATGCTTCCTTTGTTCTACCATGATAATGAAGAAATAAGTATAGATATCGTAAGAACCTTATACAAAGAAGGTGTCAGGATTATTGAATACACAAATCGAGGCAGATCAGCGTTATCCAATTTTAAAAAACTGAAAGAAGTTCGTGACCAAGAGATGAAAGATCTTTACTTAGGCATAGGAACTATAAAAGTCAGATCAGAAGCAGAAAGCTATATTGAAGCCGGCGCAGATTTTATAGTTGCTCCAATCATAAATCCTGTTGTCGCAACTATTGCCGCTAACAACAATGTACCTTGGATCCCAGGCTGCATGACACCATCGGAAATCAATGAAGCACAAAACTATCAAGCAAAATTGATCAAGATCTTTCCAGCAAATATTTTGGGGCCAGAATTTATTTCTTCTATTAAAGAACTATTTCCTGGACAGCTATTCATGCCTACAGGTGGCGTTTCTATAGACG from Rhizosphaericola mali includes:
- a CDS encoding UxaA family hydrolase, with amino-acid sequence MKNKVLQIAPKDNVLVALQDLKIGEEILFNGESYLIQEEIPPKHKFFMQDMQAGDEIFMYGVLVGKTQYFVPKGARMNTDNTKHAAEPFHYRASHYHWTPPDVSKYKDRTFNGYIREDGRVGTANYWLFVPTVFCENRNLDIIKEALYNELGYAVTEKYKSFTHQLVKAYNEHESLSAIENIDLSPTIERKNQRLFKNVDGIKFLNHQGGCGGTRQDAGTLGKLLAAYADHPNVAGITVLSLGCQNLQVADFKQYLTERNPNFNKPLYIFEQQTAKSEEELIKEAILKTFEGLIEINKMERQPASLDKLVIGVKCGGSDGFSGISANPSVGYTSDLVTALGGKILLAEFPELCGAEQNLIDRTVNKDSAEKFIHLMRTYNKAAENVGSGFYMNPSPGNIKDGLITDAIKSTGAAKKGGTSPVVDVLDYTEPATKPGLNLVCTPGNDVEATTGKTASGATLILFTTGLGTPTGNPICPVIKVSTNNALAQRMSDIIDINTGSVIDGDKTIEQMGEDILEYCIKAASGEVIPKAVLLNQDDFIPWKRGVSL
- the uxaC gene encoding glucuronate isomerase; amino-acid sequence: MKAFLDDNFLLQNKTAEKLYHDYAKSLPIIDYHNHLIPDQVANNKQFDNITQVWLYGDHYKWRAMRTNGVSEKFITGNTTDFEKFEKWAETVPYTLRNPLYHWTHLELQRYFGITDLLSKKTAKSIYDESLAKLQTPEYAVHGLLNKMNVEVICTTDDPIDNLEYHQQFKSSPSVGFKMLPAFRPDKAMDSDNITVFNSYIDKLATVVNKEISDLQTYLDALKSRHDYFAENGCKVSDHGLNSIDAEDFTFEQVAAIFQKIRKGASIEAKESKIFKSAMLIWFAQWDHEKGWVQQYHLGALRNNNTRMLKQLGPDTGWDSIGDYSQAQALSKFLNKLDSEDKLAKTIIYNLNPADNEIIATMVGNFNDGSVAGKVQFGSAWWFLDQKDGMTKQINALSNMGLLSRMVGMLTDSRSFLSFPRHEYFRRLICNLFGEDVENGELPNDIEWIGKIVQDISYYNAKNYFNFSS
- a CDS encoding sugar kinase encodes the protein MKKNKVLSFGELLLRIGLDAEGEWLESNTLPFYLGGAELNVATALALWDIPSAYLSVIPDNEMSHQIIKDLKKKKIDTSRMILDGERLGIYYLAKGKDLKNSGVIYDRANSSYANMQRNRIDWEKIFEDVSWFHFSAICPALNQNVADICLEAVKFASQKDIFISLDLNYRSKLWKYGKDPKEVMPKLAEYCNLIMGNIWAANQMLGTRLDDIFSNKNIYTQEQLLQQSAYTSKEIIDTFQKCTIIANTFRFDNKDGIHYYSSLYSKNELKVSANWEKEEVYNRVGSGDCFMAGLIYGYYNNLSEDDILAFATAAAVDKLDISGDATTSTVAQIKSKILNK
- a CDS encoding beta/alpha barrel domain-containing protein yields the protein MNGDIIVNAIIKQGMLPLFYHDNEEISIDIVRTLYKEGVRIIEYTNRGRSALSNFKKLKEVRDQEMKDLYLGIGTIKVRSEAESYIEAGADFIVAPIINPVVATIAANNNVPWIPGCMTPSEINEAQNYQAKLIKIFPANILGPEFISSIKELFPGQLFMPTGGVSIDETNIKTWFQSGVCAVGMGSKLISKDILENKNYEELATMTRLTFNILSKTRP